The genomic region CTTGACCTGTGCTGCAACACCCCCGACAGCACACATGTCTCCGGAGCGGCATCTGGAGCGTGGGTGGGCGAGGGGGGAGTTGAACCCCCACGTCCTTTCGGACACACGGACCTGAACCGTGCGCGTCTGCCATTCCGCCACTCGCCCGAGTGCGACCCGCAGGCTAGCACCCGCCGCCGGCCGCTCCTGCGCCCGCGACAAGCCCGGATACGATCTCCGTCCACAGGGAAGGGGAACCGGCGTGGGAGTGCTGCAGCGCTTCGAGCGTCGGCTCGAAGGCCTCGTCGAGGGTGCCTTCGCCCGCGTCTTCGGCGGGGTGGTCCAGCCGGTCGAGGTGGCCGCCGCCCTCCAGCGTGAGGCGGCCGACAAGAAGGCGATCGTGGGCCAGGGCCGGGTGCTCGTGCCCAACGCCTACGTCGTCGAGCTCGGACCCTCCGACTTCGAGCGTCTGGGGGAGTACGACGAGCCGCTGCGGGCCGAGCTGGCCAGCATGGTGCGTGAGCACGCCGACGAGCAGGGCTGGTCGTTCGTCGGCTCCGTCGGCGTCACCTTCGAGCGGGTCGAGGAGCTCGACACCGGCGTGTTCCGGGTCCGCAGCGCCGTCGCCGCCGACCCGCCCGGGCAGGGATCGCCCGCCAGCGGTGCCGGTCGGCCGCGCCTCGTCCTGCCGGCCGCAGCCGGCAACGGTGAGCGGGTGGTGGTGCTGACCTCCCTCGTCACCGTCGTCGGCCGTGGCGCCGAGGCCGACGTGCGGCTGGCCGACACGGGCGTCTCGCGCGCCCACGCCGAGCTGCGGTTCGAGGGGGACACGGTGAAGCTGGCCGACCTGCGCTCGACGAACGGCACGTTGCTCAACGGCCGCCGGATCACCTCGGCGGTGCTGTCGGACGGCGACCGGATCGACGTCGGCGGCACCCCGATGGTCTTCCGGCGGGAGGCCTGATGGGCAGCGCCCTGGTCGTCGCCGCCGTGAAGTACGGCCTGCTCGTCCTGCTCTGGCTGTTCGTGATCGCCGCGTTCCGCACGGTCCGCAGCGACCTGTACGGCGGCCGGGTGGCGCGTGTGCCCGCCGCCGCACCAGCGGTCGCGACCACCCACCGCGACCCGGCTGCCGGCAGGTCGCGCGGCCGCAGCATGGCGCGCAAACTGGTCGTCACCGAGGGCGCGCTGGCCGGCACGACCGTCGGCCTCGGGGAGGACCCGGTCACGCTGGGCCGGGCGGACGACTCCACCCTCGTGCTGACCGACGACTACGCGAGCACCCGGCACGCCCGGCTGTTCCCCGGCGAGGGCCACTGGCTGGTGGAGGATCTCGGATCGACCAACGGCACCTACCTCGGCAACGCCAAGGTGGTCCGCCCCACACCCGTCCCGGTCGGCTCCCCGATCCGGATCGGCAAGACCGTGCTCGAGCTGCGCCCATGAGCGCCCTTCCGGAGCGGAGCGAGGTGCAGCCTTGAGCCTGTCCCTGCGGTTCGCCGCCCGCTCGCACACCGGCCTGCTGCGGGACGGAAACGAGGACTCGGTCTACGCCGGGCCGCGGGTGCTCGCGGTGGCCGACGGGATGGGCGGCCATGCCGCCGGCGAGGTCGCCTCAGCCGTAGCGATCGCGTCGCTGGCACAGCTCGACGACGACGTGCCCGGCAGCGACCTGCTCGACGTCCTGCGCACCAGCGCCCTGGCGGCCAACGACCACCTGCGCGACATGGTCGCCGGCGACGCCGGGCTCAACGGCATGGGCACCACGCTCACCGCCTTCCTGTTCGCCGGCCACCGGCTCGGGCTGCTGCACATCGGCGACTCCCGCGCCTACCTGCTGCGCGAGGGCTCGCTGGCCCAGATCACGCACGACCACACGCTGGTCCAGACGCTGGTCGACGAGGGCCGGATCAGCGAGGAGGAGGCCAGCACCCACCCGCAGCGCTCCCTGATCACCCGGGCTCTGGACGGCCGGGCGGAGATCGAGCCGGACCTGTCGGTGCGCGAGGCGCGCATCGGTGACCGGTACCTGCTGTGCACCGACGGCCTCACCGGGCCGGTAGGCCGGCTCGAGACTCTGCAGGAGGCGCTGTCGCTGGAGGACCCGCAGGAGGCGTGCGACCGGCTGGTCCAGCTGGCGCTGCGCGGCGGCGGCCCCGACAACGTCACGGTCATCGTCGCCGACGTGGTGCCGGGCAACGGCCGGCACAGCTCCTCGCCGGTCGTCGCAGGGGCTGCCGCGGCGTCGCCGCAGGCGCCGCCGGACGGCATCTCCGACACAGCGGCCGGCCGCGCCCGCACCGCCGAGGGCCGCGACGTCCCGCCGCCCGCGCCCGCGGCCGCGGAGCCCGCCCTCGGAGCGGACCGTACGCAGCGCCGCCGCTCGCGCGGGCGGACGGCCGTCGTGACCCTCGTGGTGCTCGCCCTGACAGCGATCGGCGCCGGATCCGGCTGGGCCTATGTCCGGTCGCAGTACTACGTCGGCATCGACGGTGAGCAGGTCGCGATCTTCCGTGGCGTCACCGGGCAGGTGGCCGGGATGCGGCTGTCCAGCGTCGAGCAGCGCACCGAGCTGACGACCGAGCGGCTCGACCCGCTCGCCACCTCCCGCGTACGCCAGGGGATCGTGGCCGCCGACCGCGACGACGCCGAGTCGATCGTCGAGCGCCTGGTGCTCCGGTTCCCCGCATGTGAGCCCCGCACGGCGCCGATCCCCGCACCGTCCGGCCCGCCCGTCTCCGGCACCCCCACCACCCAGTCGCCCACCACCCAGGCCCTCACCACGCCGGCGCCCCCCACCCAGGCGCCGGCGCCGACGGGCGGCAGCGGCAGCCCGGCTCCCGCGGTGTCCACGCCGACGCCCGAACCTGCCTGCCCGCCGGACGCGTCGTGACCGCGCCGACCGTCACCCCCTCCTACGTCCCACCGCGGCGCGGCGTCGAGTTGCTGCTGACGACCTTCGCCGTCCTCATCGCGGTGCTGGCGTATGCCGCGGTCGGTCTGGCCGTCGAGAAGCGGATTCCCGCGGGCACCCTCGGCTACGGCCTGGGCCTGGGCGCGGTGTTCCTGCTCGCCCACCTCGCCGTGCGCCGCCTGGCGCCTCATGCCGACCCGCTGATCCTGCCGTGCGTCGCACTGCTCAACGGGCTGGGCCTGGTGATGATCCGGCGACTGGACTTCGCGGCGGCCGAGCGTGCCGAGCAGTTGGCCAGGGCAATTCCCGCCGGTGAGGCTCCGCGCCAGCTCATCTGGACCGCCGTCGGGATCGCCGCCTTCGTGGCGGTGCTGACCCTCGTACCCGACCACACCCGACTGCAGCGCTACACCTACACCTCTGCCGCGGCCGGTCTGGTGTTGTTGCTCCTGCCGGCACTGCCGGTCCTCGGGCGGACCATCAACGGCGCGCGACTGTGGATCCGGGTCGGCCCGCTCCAGGTGCAGCCCAGCGAGCTGGCCAAACTGCTGCTCATCGTGTTCTTCGCCGGCTACCTGGTCGCCAAGCGCGACGTGCTGTCGTTGGCCAGCCGCCGGGTGATGGGCCTGGACCTGCCGCGCGCCCGCGACCTCGGCCCGGTGCTCATCGCCTGGGCCGCCAGCCTCGCGGTACTCATCCGTGGCAAGGACCTGGGCAGCTCGCTGCTGTTCTTCGCGCTGTTCGTGGTGATGCTCTACATCGCCACCGAGCGGACCAGCTGGCTGCTCATCGGCCTGGGACTGTTCGCCGGAGGCGCGCTGGTGACCTACCAGTACTTCGACCACGTCGCGCGGCGGGTGGACACCTGGCTCGACCCGTTCGCCGACCCGGACCGCTCCGGCTACCAGCTGGTGCAGTCATTGTTCGGCTTCGGCACCGGCGGGATCACCGGCACTGGTCTGGGTGAGGGCCGCCCGGGCACCGTGCCGTTCGCCAGCACCGACTTCATCATGGCCGCCATCGGGGAGGAGCTCGGGCTGGTCGGCGTCATGGCGGTGCTGCTGGTGTTCGGGCTCATCGTCGAGCGCGGGCTGCGGGCGGCACTGTCCTGCCGCGACTCGTTCGGCAAGCTGTTGGCCGGGGGGCTGTCCTTCTCGCTGGCTCTGCAGGTGTTCGTCATCGTCGGCGGCGTCACCGGGCTGATCCCGCTCACGGGCATCACGCTGCCCTGGCTGTCCTATGGGGGCTCCAGCATCGTCGCCAACTGGGCGCTGGTCGCGCTGCTGCTGCGGGTCAGCGACGCCGCCCGCCGCCCGGCACCCGCACCGGTCACCCCCGAGGCGGCCCGCCAGGCGCTGGCCTCCGCGCAGACCCAGATCGTCCGGCGACCGGGGGTGGCATCGTGAACCGTCCGCTGCGGCGCGTCGCGCTGGCCTGCATCGTGCTGTTCGGCCTGCTGCTGCTGAACGTCAACTGGGTGCAGGTCGTGAAGGCCGAGGATTACCGCGACGATCCGAAGAACTCCCGGGTCCTGCTGCGCACCTACGAGCGCGAACGCGGGCCGATCGCCGTCCTCGCCCAGGGCGGCCGGCGCGAGGCGGTCGCCGAGTCGGTCGAGGTGGACGGCCCGCTGACGTGGCTGCGGCGCTACCCCGGCGGCCCGGCGTACTCCCACGTCACCGGCTACTACTCGCTGATCTACGGGCGGACCGGCGTGGAGCGGGCCGAGGACCAGGTGCTGTCGGGCGAGGACGACCGGTTGTTCGTGCGCCGCTTGTCGGACTACGTGACCGGGCGGGCGCCGCAGGGCGGCTCGGTGCTGCTGACCCTCGACCCGAAGGCGCAGGAGGCGGCCTTCCGGGGGCTCGGGAGCAAGCGCGGCGCGGTCGTAGCGTTGGACCCACGCACCGGCGCGGTCCTCGCGATGGTCAGTTTCCCGGCATTCGACCCGGCCAAGCTCAGCTCGTTCGATCCGGCCGAGATCCGCGCCTACTACGACCAACTGAACGACGCGACCGACGACCCGCTGCTCAACCGGGCGATCAGCAAGACCTACCCGCCCGGGTCGACGTTCAAGGTGGTCACCGCCGCCGCGGCGCTCGAGTCCGGTGAGGTCACCCCCGAGGACAAGATCCCGTCACCCAAGGTGCTCGACCTGCCGCAGACGACCAACGACCTGCGCAACTTCGGCGGCGCGTCCTGCAGCGGCGAGACGTCCACGCTGGCCGAGGCACTGCGGATCTCCTGCAACACCGCGTTCGGTGCGCTGGGCCTGCAGCTCGGCGGCGACACACTGGGCGAACAGGCGCGCGCCTTCGGCTTCGGCGACAACGACCTGCGGGTTCCCACGAGCGTTGCGGACAGCCGGTTCCCGGATGACCCCGACCCACCGCAGACCGCACAGTCCGCGATCGGGCAGTACGACGTGCGCGTCACCCCGCTGCAGATGGCCCTCGTCGCCGCGGGCGTCGCCAACGGAGGCCAGCTCATGAGGCCGTACCTGGTGAAAGAGGCTCAGGCGCCGGATCTCTCGGTGCTCGAAGTGCCGAAGCCGGAGGTCTACCAGCGCGCCGTGTCCGCCGGTGTCGCCGCCGAGCTGACCCGGATGATGGAGCTGGTCGTCGCCGAGGGCAGCGGCCGGCGGGCGCAGATCGACGGGCTCCGGGTCGCCGGAAAGACCGGCACCGCGCAGCACGCTCAGGGGCGCCCGCCGCATGCCTGGTTCATCGGTTTCGCGCCGGCCGAGGACCCGCAGGTCGCCGTGGCGGTGGTGGTCGAGGACGGCGGCGATCTGGGCAGCGAGGCGACCGGTGGCGCGCTGTCGGCGCCGATCGCGCGGGACGTCATGCGCGCGGTCCTGGGCCGATGAGCCCGCCCGGGGTCGGTGTGGCCGACACGCTGCTGGCCGACCGCTACCACCTCGTGGAGCGCATCGCCGTCGGCGGGATGGGCGAGGTGTGGCGGGCCGAGGACGTCCTGCTCGATCGCACCGTCGCGGTCAAGAAGCTGCGCCCCGAGCACGTCGACGACGAGGACTTCCGGGCTCGCTTCCGGGCCGAGGCCCGGCACGCCGGCCGGTTGTCGCACCCGGGTATCGCGTCGATCTACGACTTCGGCGAGCGGGACGGCCAGGCGTGGCTGGTAATGGAGCTGGTCGAGGGTGAGCCGCTGTCCGCCCTGCTGCGCCGACAGCGCACCCTGTCGGTGGACCGGACCCTCGACGTCGTCGCGCAGACTGCCGCCGCCCTGCAGGCCGCGCACGACGGCCGCGTGGTGCACCGTGACGTCAAGCCGGGCAACCTGCTGGTCCGGCCGGACGGCGCGGTCAAGGTGACCGACTTCGGGATCGCGTCGGCGGCGGATGCGGTGCCCCTCACCCGGACGGGGACGGTCGTCGGAACGGCCTTCTACCTGTCACCGGAGCAGGCTGCGGGGAGCAGCGGTATCCCCGCCAGCGACGTCTACTCCCTCGGTGTCGTGGCGTACGAGTGCCTGGCCGGCGGGCGCCCGTTCCCCGGCGACAACCCAGTGGCGGTCGCGCTCGCGCACCTGCAGAGCCCGCCGCCGGATCTCCCGTCGACGGTGCCCGCCCCGGTGCGCGAGCTCGTCGCACAGGCGCTGGCCAAGGACCCGGCCGACCGCTTCGTTACGGCCGGTGAGATGTGCCGGCGGGCCACCGAGCTGCGGGCGGCGCTGGCCCCGACGGGTGCGGACCCGGACCCTGCCCGGGGCGGCGGCGGGCTCGCGGCGCTGCCGGTCGAGCCGCCGGCCGCGACCGGGATCCTTCCGTTGCCCGCTGCCCCGCCGCTGGAGCCGCTGCGCCGGCCGGCACTGCGCGTGCCGGGCAGCCGGGCGCGCTCGTCCCGCTCCGCAGTTCGCGTGGCAGCGCTGCTGCTCGCGCTACTGGCGCTCGGTGCCGGCGTCCGGACAGCGGCGTCCTCGACATCGCCGACCGTCGCCGCCTCGGTCACGGTGCCGGCCGTCGCGATCGGCACTCCCGAGGACACCGCCCGCCGGCTCCTGGAGGACACCGGCCTGCCGGTGGAGCGTCGCGACGGCAGCTCGACCACCGTGCCGCCGGGCTCGGTGCTGTCGGTCTCACCGGAAGCCGGCAGTACGGTCGCGCCGGGCACCCCCGTCGTCCTCGTCGTGTCCACGGGGCCACCGCGGGTGGCGGTGGAGGCCGCCGGCTACCTCGGTCGACCGGCCGCAGAGGTCCAGGCCGCGCTGAGCGATCTGGGTCTGCTGCCCCGGCTCGTCGACGACGGCAGCGGCCGCCCGGTCGGTACGGTCAGCAGCGTGGAGCCCGCCGGGCAGGTCGTCGTCGGCACGACCGTGACGGTGCACGTCGTCCCGGTGCCGGCACCGGTCGTGCAGCAGCCGGCCCCGGCCGAGCCGCCGGCGCCCGGGAAGCAGCCCGGCAGGGGCAAGGGCAAGAGCCAGGGCAAGGGCAAGGGGTGACCGAACCGAAGACGCCGCGCAGGCTGGGCGGCCGCTACGAGGTCGGGCCGACGATCGGCTCCGGCGGGATGGCCGAGGTCTTCCGCGGCGTCGACGTCCGCCTCGGCCGCGAGGTCGCGATCAAGATCTTGCACTCGGACCTGGCCCGCGACCCCTCGTTCCAGGCCCGTTTCCGGCGGGAGGCACAGGCCGCCGCCTCGCTGAACGCCCCTGCGATCGTGTCCGTCTTCGACACCGGCCAGGACGACGACGGGGTGCCGTACATCGTCATGGAGATCGTCGACGGGCGCACGCTGCGCGACGTGCTGCTGAGCGAGGGGCGGCTGCTGCCGCAGCGCGCGCTGGAGGTGGCGGCCGAGATCCTCGTGGCCCTCGACGCCGCGCACGCCGCGGGCATCGTGCACCGCGACATCAAGCCGGCCAACGTGATGCTGACCCGCAGCGGCGAGGTCAAGGTGATGGACTTCGGCATCGCCCGGGCTGCCGCCGACGCGTCCTCGGCGATGACTCAGACAGCCGCCATCATCGGCACTGCGGCCTATCTCTCGCCGGAGCA from Mycobacteriales bacterium harbors:
- a CDS encoding PP2C family serine/threonine-protein phosphatase, giving the protein MSLSLRFAARSHTGLLRDGNEDSVYAGPRVLAVADGMGGHAAGEVASAVAIASLAQLDDDVPGSDLLDVLRTSALAANDHLRDMVAGDAGLNGMGTTLTAFLFAGHRLGLLHIGDSRAYLLREGSLAQITHDHTLVQTLVDEGRISEEEASTHPQRSLITRALDGRAEIEPDLSVREARIGDRYLLCTDGLTGPVGRLETLQEALSLEDPQEACDRLVQLALRGGGPDNVTVIVADVVPGNGRHSSSPVVAGAAAASPQAPPDGISDTAAGRARTAEGRDVPPPAPAAAEPALGADRTQRRRSRGRTAVVTLVVLALTAIGAGSGWAYVRSQYYVGIDGEQVAIFRGVTGQVAGMRLSSVEQRTELTTERLDPLATSRVRQGIVAADRDDAESIVERLVLRFPACEPRTAPIPAPSGPPVSGTPTTQSPTTQALTTPAPPTQAPAPTGGSGSPAPAVSTPTPEPACPPDAS
- a CDS encoding penicillin-binding protein 2, which encodes MNRPLRRVALACIVLFGLLLLNVNWVQVVKAEDYRDDPKNSRVLLRTYERERGPIAVLAQGGRREAVAESVEVDGPLTWLRRYPGGPAYSHVTGYYSLIYGRTGVERAEDQVLSGEDDRLFVRRLSDYVTGRAPQGGSVLLTLDPKAQEAAFRGLGSKRGAVVALDPRTGAVLAMVSFPAFDPAKLSSFDPAEIRAYYDQLNDATDDPLLNRAISKTYPPGSTFKVVTAAAALESGEVTPEDKIPSPKVLDLPQTTNDLRNFGGASCSGETSTLAEALRISCNTAFGALGLQLGGDTLGEQARAFGFGDNDLRVPTSVADSRFPDDPDPPQTAQSAIGQYDVRVTPLQMALVAAGVANGGQLMRPYLVKEAQAPDLSVLEVPKPEVYQRAVSAGVAAELTRMMELVVAEGSGRRAQIDGLRVAGKTGTAQHAQGRPPHAWFIGFAPAEDPQVAVAVVVEDGGDLGSEATGGALSAPIARDVMRAVLGR
- a CDS encoding FtsW/RodA/SpoVE family cell cycle protein, with protein sequence MTAPTVTPSYVPPRRGVELLLTTFAVLIAVLAYAAVGLAVEKRIPAGTLGYGLGLGAVFLLAHLAVRRLAPHADPLILPCVALLNGLGLVMIRRLDFAAAERAEQLARAIPAGEAPRQLIWTAVGIAAFVAVLTLVPDHTRLQRYTYTSAAAGLVLLLLPALPVLGRTINGARLWIRVGPLQVQPSELAKLLLIVFFAGYLVAKRDVLSLASRRVMGLDLPRARDLGPVLIAWAASLAVLIRGKDLGSSLLFFALFVVMLYIATERTSWLLIGLGLFAGGALVTYQYFDHVARRVDTWLDPFADPDRSGYQLVQSLFGFGTGGITGTGLGEGRPGTVPFASTDFIMAAIGEELGLVGVMAVLLVFGLIVERGLRAALSCRDSFGKLLAGGLSFSLALQVFVIVGGVTGLIPLTGITLPWLSYGGSSIVANWALVALLLRVSDAARRPAPAPVTPEAARQALASAQTQIVRRPGVAS
- a CDS encoding FHA domain-containing protein, producing MGSALVVAAVKYGLLVLLWLFVIAAFRTVRSDLYGGRVARVPAAAPAVATTHRDPAAGRSRGRSMARKLVVTEGALAGTTVGLGEDPVTLGRADDSTLVLTDDYASTRHARLFPGEGHWLVEDLGSTNGTYLGNAKVVRPTPVPVGSPIRIGKTVLELRP
- a CDS encoding DUF3662 and FHA domain-containing protein, with amino-acid sequence MGVLQRFERRLEGLVEGAFARVFGGVVQPVEVAAALQREAADKKAIVGQGRVLVPNAYVVELGPSDFERLGEYDEPLRAELASMVREHADEQGWSFVGSVGVTFERVEELDTGVFRVRSAVAADPPGQGSPASGAGRPRLVLPAAAGNGERVVVLTSLVTVVGRGAEADVRLADTGVSRAHAELRFEGDTVKLADLRSTNGTLLNGRRITSAVLSDGDRIDVGGTPMVFRREA
- a CDS encoding protein kinase codes for the protein MSPPGVGVADTLLADRYHLVERIAVGGMGEVWRAEDVLLDRTVAVKKLRPEHVDDEDFRARFRAEARHAGRLSHPGIASIYDFGERDGQAWLVMELVEGEPLSALLRRQRTLSVDRTLDVVAQTAAALQAAHDGRVVHRDVKPGNLLVRPDGAVKVTDFGIASAADAVPLTRTGTVVGTAFYLSPEQAAGSSGIPASDVYSLGVVAYECLAGGRPFPGDNPVAVALAHLQSPPPDLPSTVPAPVRELVAQALAKDPADRFVTAGEMCRRATELRAALAPTGADPDPARGGGGLAALPVEPPAATGILPLPAAPPLEPLRRPALRVPGSRARSSRSAVRVAALLLALLALGAGVRTAASSTSPTVAASVTVPAVAIGTPEDTARRLLEDTGLPVERRDGSSTTVPPGSVLSVSPEAGSTVAPGTPVVLVVSTGPPRVAVEAAGYLGRPAAEVQAALSDLGLLPRLVDDGSGRPVGTVSSVEPAGQVVVGTTVTVHVVPVPAPVVQQPAPAEPPAPGKQPGRGKGKSQGKGKG